One region of Oryza sativa Japonica Group chromosome 10, ASM3414082v1 genomic DNA includes:
- the LOC4348073 gene encoding uncharacterized protein, with product MAELPPVQIVAAKDDVPPPYLTDNVVHNLLLCLAPEPAYLAVATAVSTKWRSVVHSEACFGRRFRLDYDGPTPLLGFFSNNAAGPFFTATGAGVVGLAPPEEAVSAGDGSVQHIYDARHGRVLMDGREDKELLVWDPLSRRKDFIPMPPGYFVGEGYGGGALICEADHGAGDDCHAAPYRVVFVYCGSDRPPTTMASVYSSRTNTWGPVATMDARVTFELKQPAVLDYTVYWLVNGRTQIIEFEFDTNSLALFRTPVDLPDIVVFPMEDGRLGYTGMMGPIVRVFAIEDIYEDGDATWTKVTTLHLDAMRPSQSYQQVLDSDTDSDSDDEEEVVLLLAHQFGPKAKKDSKIIPSHPPTIKSDNDEYNHVVIRPRVIGFIEDPNSILVRNELGVFMVDIESNEYEQLSQRIYFTTVYPYESFYTTVGKANFNDPVLIDHENNDEQGLQQLEPLNDTILPDQENIGGGISASGDGDEQ from the exons ATGGCTGAGTTGCCGCCGGTGCAGATCGTCGCAGCCAAGGACGACGTCCCGCCGCCGTACCTGACCGACAACGTCGTCCACAACCTGCTGCTCTGCCTGGCGCCGGAGCCGGCATACCTCGCCGTGGCGACGGCCGTGTCCACCAAGTGGCGGAGCGTCGTCCACAGCGAGGCCTGCTtcggccgccgcttccgccTGGACTACGACGGGCCGACGCCGCTGCTCGGCTTCTTCTCCAACAACGCCGCGGGGCCGTTCTtcaccgccaccggcgccggcgtggtggGCCtggcgccgccggaggaggccgtctcggccggcgacggcagcgtgCAGCACATCTACGACGCGCGCCACGGCCGCGTCCTGATGGACGGCCGGGAGGACAAGGAGCTCCTCGTCTGGGACCCTCTGTCCCGCCGCAAGGACTTCATCCCCATGCCGCCCGGCTACTTCGTCGGAGagggctacggcggcggcgcgttgaTCTGCGAAGCCgaccacggcgccggcgacgactgcCATGCCGCGCCGTACCGCGTCGTATTCGTGTACTGCGGCTCGGATCGGCCCCCCACCACCATGGCTAGCGTGTACAGCTCCAGGACCAACACCTGGGGCCCCGTGGCCACCATGGATGCTCGCGTCACTTTCGAGCTCAAGCAACCCGCTGTGCTCGACTATACCGTCTACTGGTTGGTAAATGGGAGGACCCAAATCATTGAGTTCGAGTTCGATACCAACAGCCTAGCACTATTCAGAACACCGGTGGATCTCCCGGACATCGTCGTCTTCCCCATGGAAGACGGGCGGCTAGGCTACACTGGTATGATGGGCCCAATCGTCAGGGTTTTCGCCATCGAAGATATCTATGAAGACGGTGATGCCACCTGGACAAAAGTTACTACTCTTCATCTAGATGCTATGCGGCCAAGCCAGTCATATCAGCAAGTTCTTGATTCGGACACAGACTCTGACTccgatgatgaggaggaggttgTATTATTGTTGGCACATCAGTTTGGTCCCAAGGCGAAGAAGGATAGCAAAATCATTCCCTCGCACCCGCCAACTATTAAGAGTGATAACGACGAATATAACCATGTCGTGATCAGGCCAAGAGTTATCGGGTTCATAGAGGATCCTAACTCAATCTTAGTTCGAAATGAGCTAGGTGTATTCATGGTTGATATTGAATCAAACGAATACGAGCAGTTATCTCAGAGGATCTACTTCACCACTGTCTACCCTTACGAGAGCTTCTACACCACAG TTGGCAAAGCAAATTTCAATGATCCGGTGCTGATTGATCATGAGAACAACGATGAACAAGGTTTACAACAGCTTGAACCCCTCAATGATACAATACTTCCAGATCAGGAGAACATTG GTGGAGGGATTAGTGCTTCAGGTGATGGAGACGAGCAGTAA
- the LOC4348074 gene encoding uncharacterized protein, translated as MAESVVSVDAVDGEQEQQQRLQQEELQLADLPNDALRSILLRLPSEPGYLAVAAAVTKNWRRQVLGSNGSFLRAFRAAHGGVPPLLGFFCNRRNLPCPFFTSTVDAGVVDLSPPAGKQRPFIHDVRHGRVLLDDGEDGQLLVWDPLARRRDIIPTPRCYFTNDDSCGAAIICGCDGLEHVVGASVGGGDCHLAPYRVIVAFNDRPNYRSDEWNHECICTRVWISETKEWSEVYSMRGSCDFDFMPSALVAGAIHWLVGDTNSVLQFNLITKKLALIQTPLDISEFMLFPTKDGKLGFTGVLGSHIIFFHMDIAGDALTTMRTWSIQNVIQVDHFLPPYINILRTRRSLASPWVVDYYVSDSDEGEEEHGVDDDDEPREILPTMQHDNEASGSHSPQWSESWYDEDFDQEKDALIPTVSENVNVIGFVTEANAVLLYAAGRGVYTIDVETKHTQRVAACANYSHVFPYTSFYTAAGKVVLSDPTLHDQLNRSTSGGGIDAADDDGQHTDGNKSH; from the exons ATGGCCGAGAGTGTTGTCTCTGTCGATGCTGTCGACGgcgagcaggagcagcagcagcggctgcagcaggaggagttgcaGCTGGCTGACCTGCCCAACGACGCCTTGCGGAGCATCCTGCTCCGCCTTCCGTCGGAGCCGGGGTACTtggctgtcgccgccgccgtcaccaagAACTGGCGCCGGCAGGTCCTCGGCAGCAACGGCAGCTTCCTCCGCGCCTTCCGCGCGGCGCACGGCGGAGTGCCTCCCCTCCTTGGCTTCTTCTGCAACAGGAGAAATCTGCCCTGTCCGTTCTTCACCAGCACGGTGGATGCCGGCGTGGTGGATCTGTCCCCACCGGCCGGGAAACAGCGGCCGTTCATCCACGACGTGCGCCATGGCCGCGTGCTACTCGACGACGGGGAGGACGGCCAGCTCCTGGTCTGGGACCCTCTCGCCCGCCGCCGGGATATCATCCCCACGCCCAGATGCTACTTCACCAACGATGACAGCTGCGGCGCTGCCATAATCTGCGGCTGCGATGGCCTGGAACACGTCGTCGGCGCCAGCGTCGGTGGTGGTGACTGCCATTTGGCGCCGTACCGTGTCATCGTTGCATTCAATGACCGGCCCAACTATCGTTCGGACGAGTGGAACCATGAATGCATCTGCACTAGAGTCTGGATCTCGGAGACCAAAGAGTGGAGTGAGGTATACTCCATGAGAGGAAGTTGCGACTTTGATTTCATGCCGAGCGCCCTCGTCGCCGGTGCCATCCACTGGCTGGTGGGGGACACCAATAGTGTTCTTCAGTTCAATCTCATTACCAAAAAGCTTGCCTTGATTCAGACCCCATTGGACATCTCGGAATTCATGCTCTTTCCAACTAAGGATGGGAAGCTAGGCTTCACCGGTGTGCTGGGCTCTCACATTATCTTCTTCCACATGGACATTGCCGGTGATGCCCTCACCACTATGAGGACCTGGAGTATTCAGAACGTTATTCAGGTGGACCACTTCTTGCCACCCTATATTAACATTCTTAGGACTCGTCGTTCTTTAGCTTCTCCATGGGTGGTGGACTATTACGTCTCTGACtctgatgaaggagaagaagaacacggtgttgatgatgatgatgagcctAGGGAAATTCTACCAACAATGCAACATGACAATGAGGCTAGTGGCAGTCATTCCCCACAGTGGAGTGAGTCATGGTATGATGAAGATTTTGACCAAGAGAAGGACGCATTGATCCCAACAGTCAGCGAAAATGTAAATGTTATTGGTTTTGTCACTGAAGCAAATGCAGTTTTACTGTATGCAGCTGGTAGGGGGGTGTACACCATTGACGTCGAGACCAAACACACCCAAAGAGTGGCTGCTTGTGCCAACTATAGCCATGTTTTTCCCTACACCAGCTTCTACACTGCAG CTGGCAAAGTAGTACTCAGTGATCCAACACTCCATGATCAGTTGAACAGAAGCACGTCAG GAGGAGGAATTGATGCTGCAGATGATGATGGACAGCACACAGATG GTAACAAGAGTCATTAG